One part of the Solanum dulcamara chromosome 8, daSolDulc1.2, whole genome shotgun sequence genome encodes these proteins:
- the LOC129899257 gene encoding protein PLASTID TRANSCRIPTIONALLY ACTIVE 16, chloroplastic isoform X2, whose product MAPTLTSNSFLLSTTPHPRLSFKNPRFNVSAKKSGQNQETTSNSSNPFNFDFGNLPDVTSLIPVSTNTSSGLSFGRQRAKDPGTVFVAGATGQAGIRIAQMLLREGYSVRAGVSDLGAAQELARLAVSYKVISNDESKRLNAVASTFQDAESIAKAIGNASKVVVTIGKAEDGPTTEVTTTDAVQVIQAAQLAGVGHVAIVYDESSSGGSTYNVLDGITSFFNNLFSKSQTLTIAEFLQKIVETDLSYTLIKTSLTEDFSPESSYKIVVSAEGSAGADAYKVPKSQIAKLVVDVFSNTAVAENKVVEVFTDPLATSKTVDELFSAIPEDGRRKAYAEALEKLKAEEEARGVAEAAKRQEQEAKKLEKKEAKAAANIAKEVEEKASSASVPSVENLLDKAKGLSTGFSFEKFSSQLKSAVEKANEESDAQVATVRGQAKAKKLPAQKAVVKTPPRNPFASKKKEAPKPAKQTEIAATEKRKIFGGLFQQETIYVDD is encoded by the exons ATGGCTCCAACTCTTACTTCAAATTCATTCCTCCTTTCAACCACACCCCATCCAAGATTATCATTCAAGAATCCAAGATTCAATGTTTCTGCTAAAAAATCTGGACAAAATCAAGAAACTACAAGCAATTCTAGCAACCCCTTCAACTTTGATTTCGGTAAT TTACCCGATGTGACATCTTTGATACCTGTTAGCACGAACACATCTTCTGGTTTGTCTTTTGGAAGGCAAAGGGCAAAGGATCCTGGAACAGTGTTTGTTGCTGGTGCCACTGGGCAAGCTGGTATCCGAATTGCACAAATGCTGTTGCGTGAAGGTTATAGTGTCAGAGCTGGAGTTTCTGACCTTGGTGCAGCACAAGAGCTAGCTCGTCTAGCCGTTAGCTACAAG GTAATCTCTAACGATGAGTCGAAACGCCTGAATGCAGTGGCATCCACATTTCAAGATGCAGAATCAATTGCAAAAGCAATTGGAAATGCTAGCAAAGTTGTGGTTACTATTGGTAAGGCAGAGGACGGTCCTACGACTGAAGTCACTACAACAGATGCTGTACAAGTTATACAAGCTGCACAATTAGCTGGTGTTGGGCATGTGGCCATAGTCTATGATGAATCTTCCTCAGGAGGCTCTACATACAATGTGCTCGATGGAATTACGTCTTTCTTCAACAATCTgttctcaaaatctcaaacgTTGACGATAGCAGAGTTTCTGCAGAAGATAGTTGAGACAGATCTAAGCTATACACTCATAAAAACCAGCTTAACTGAGGATTTCTCCCCTGAGAGCTCATACAAAATCGTCGTGTCAGCTGAAGGAAGTGCTGGTGCTGACGCCTATAAA GTGCCGAAGTCTCAGATAGCTAAGCTAGTGGTGGATGTTTTCTCCAACACGGCGGTGGCAGAAAATAAG GTTGTGGAAGTCTTTACTGATCCATTAGCAACGTCGAAGACTGTGGATGAACTTTTTAG CGCCATTCCTGAGGATGGTCGGAGAAAGGCCTACGCAGAAGCCCTAGAAAAATTGAAAGCTGAGGAAGAAGCTCGAGGAGTTGCTGAAGCAGCCAAGAGGCAGGAACAAGAAGCAAAGAAGCTCGAAAAGAAAGAAGCAAAGGCTGCTGCTAACATTGCAAAAGAAGTTGAAGAGAAGGCGTCATCAGCTTCCGTTCCTTCTGTTGAAAATCTACTAGACAAAGCAAAAGGCTTAAGTACAGGATTTTCATTCGAAAAATTCAGCTCACAACTCAAATCAGCTGTTGAAAAGGCCAACGAGGAATCAGATGCTCAAGTTGCTACCGTTAGGGGACAGGCCAAGGCCAAAAAATTGCCTGCTCAGAAAGCAGTTGTCAAAACTCCTCCAAGGAATCCATTTGCTTCGAAAAAAAAGGAGGCTCCGAAACCAGCTAAACAAACAGAGATTGCTGCAACAGAGAAGAGGAAGATTTTTGGTGGGCTGTTTCAGCAAGAAACCATCTATGTTGATGACTGA
- the LOC129899257 gene encoding protein PLASTID TRANSCRIPTIONALLY ACTIVE 16, chloroplastic isoform X1 has product MAPTLTSNSFLLSTTPHPRLSFKNPRFNVSAKKSGQNQETTSNSSNPFNFDFGKLPDVTSLIPVSTNTSSGLSFGRQRAKDPGTVFVAGATGQAGIRIAQMLLREGYSVRAGVSDLGAAQELARLAVSYKVISNDESKRLNAVASTFQDAESIAKAIGNASKVVVTIGKAEDGPTTEVTTTDAVQVIQAAQLAGVGHVAIVYDESSSGGSTYNVLDGITSFFNNLFSKSQTLTIAEFLQKIVETDLSYTLIKTSLTEDFSPESSYKIVVSAEGSAGADAYKVPKSQIAKLVVDVFSNTAVAENKVVEVFTDPLATSKTVDELFSAIPEDGRRKAYAEALEKLKAEEEARGVAEAAKRQEQEAKKLEKKEAKAAANIAKEVEEKASSASVPSVENLLDKAKGLSTGFSFEKFSSQLKSAVEKANEESDAQVATVRGQAKAKKLPAQKAVVKTPPRNPFASKKKEAPKPAKQTEIAATEKRKIFGGLFQQETIYVDD; this is encoded by the exons ATGGCTCCAACTCTTACTTCAAATTCATTCCTCCTTTCAACCACACCCCATCCAAGATTATCATTCAAGAATCCAAGATTCAATGTTTCTGCTAAAAAATCTGGACAAAATCAAGAAACTACAAGCAATTCTAGCAACCCCTTCAACTTTGATTTCG GTAAGTTACCCGATGTGACATCTTTGATACCTGTTAGCACGAACACATCTTCTGGTTTGTCTTTTGGAAGGCAAAGGGCAAAGGATCCTGGAACAGTGTTTGTTGCTGGTGCCACTGGGCAAGCTGGTATCCGAATTGCACAAATGCTGTTGCGTGAAGGTTATAGTGTCAGAGCTGGAGTTTCTGACCTTGGTGCAGCACAAGAGCTAGCTCGTCTAGCCGTTAGCTACAAG GTAATCTCTAACGATGAGTCGAAACGCCTGAATGCAGTGGCATCCACATTTCAAGATGCAGAATCAATTGCAAAAGCAATTGGAAATGCTAGCAAAGTTGTGGTTACTATTGGTAAGGCAGAGGACGGTCCTACGACTGAAGTCACTACAACAGATGCTGTACAAGTTATACAAGCTGCACAATTAGCTGGTGTTGGGCATGTGGCCATAGTCTATGATGAATCTTCCTCAGGAGGCTCTACATACAATGTGCTCGATGGAATTACGTCTTTCTTCAACAATCTgttctcaaaatctcaaacgTTGACGATAGCAGAGTTTCTGCAGAAGATAGTTGAGACAGATCTAAGCTATACACTCATAAAAACCAGCTTAACTGAGGATTTCTCCCCTGAGAGCTCATACAAAATCGTCGTGTCAGCTGAAGGAAGTGCTGGTGCTGACGCCTATAAA GTGCCGAAGTCTCAGATAGCTAAGCTAGTGGTGGATGTTTTCTCCAACACGGCGGTGGCAGAAAATAAG GTTGTGGAAGTCTTTACTGATCCATTAGCAACGTCGAAGACTGTGGATGAACTTTTTAG CGCCATTCCTGAGGATGGTCGGAGAAAGGCCTACGCAGAAGCCCTAGAAAAATTGAAAGCTGAGGAAGAAGCTCGAGGAGTTGCTGAAGCAGCCAAGAGGCAGGAACAAGAAGCAAAGAAGCTCGAAAAGAAAGAAGCAAAGGCTGCTGCTAACATTGCAAAAGAAGTTGAAGAGAAGGCGTCATCAGCTTCCGTTCCTTCTGTTGAAAATCTACTAGACAAAGCAAAAGGCTTAAGTACAGGATTTTCATTCGAAAAATTCAGCTCACAACTCAAATCAGCTGTTGAAAAGGCCAACGAGGAATCAGATGCTCAAGTTGCTACCGTTAGGGGACAGGCCAAGGCCAAAAAATTGCCTGCTCAGAAAGCAGTTGTCAAAACTCCTCCAAGGAATCCATTTGCTTCGAAAAAAAAGGAGGCTCCGAAACCAGCTAAACAAACAGAGATTGCTGCAACAGAGAAGAGGAAGATTTTTGGTGGGCTGTTTCAGCAAGAAACCATCTATGTTGATGACTGA